The nucleotide window CACAACATCGGCTGGTTCCGCCTGGCTGAGTGCTCGGGCGTCGACTCAAGCGGTGAGCCGCGCGGCGAACTCGCCCCCTACGAGGAGATCATCTTCCCCTTTGACCCCGCGCTGCGTGAGGTGGAGGACCTGCGCTCGGTGCAGGTGCGTCGCGGTGACGTCGGATCCGGCAGACTCATCAAGGAGCGCTACGAGGTTGATGCCACCGGTGTGGTGCGCGTGTTTCTCACGGACACTACCGACAACTACACGCGCTCTTACCTTTTGGGTACGCGCACGCACTGAGTGCAAATTCCGAGCCGGGATGGGGACCAGCGCCAAATGCGCTGGCCCCCATCCCGGTTGTTGCGGAGCGTTAGTTACTGAAAACGGCTCTGGGCGTCCGCTCACATGGCGCGCAGTCGCTCTGCACGACGCTTAGCGAGCTCATCCTCCACCACAGGAGCATCACCTGCGTGCTCGACCGGCAGGGAGGCTAGGGAACCCTCCACCTCGCGCCACACGCGACCAACGGCAATACCGAAGACTCCCTGCCCCCCTAGGACTAGGTCGATGACCTCATCGTTGCTGGTGCACTCGTAGACGGAGGCGCCGTCGCTCATGAGGGTGATCGAAGCCAGGTCGTCTACGCCGCGCTGGTGCAGCGCATCTACCGCAGTGCGGATCTGCTGCAGCGAGACCCCGGTGTCCAGGAGCCGCTTGACCACCTTGAGGACCAGGATGTCCCGGAAGGAGTAGAGGCGCTGTGAGCCCGAACCCTTGGCACCACGCACTGAAGGTTCCACCAGCCCGGTGCGGGCCCAGTAGTCAAGCTGACGGTAGGTGATGCCAGCGGCCCGGCAAGCAATGGGGCCACGGTAGCCAGAGTCTGAGTCAAGTTCCGGGAGCGGGTCGCCAAACAGCATTCCCTGACTACGCTGCTGCTGCGGGAGTTGGGCTCTGGCCTCGTTCACGCTTGCTCCTATCGGGTTCTCTCTGGCGTTGGGGACGCCCAGGGCCGCTCGGATTGGCGGCACGTGGAAAACGATAGGTCCGCTCCGAGCGCCCCTCAATTAGGCGGCGCGGGGTGTCGAAAGCCAAGGGCTTCTCAACCTCAACCTAAGGTAGAACGAGAGGCCTAAGAGGCCGACTATTGCTTGATATCGCAGCATTTCGACATGCGTCGAACATATGTGCGAAGTGATCTAGTTCACATCCCTGGTAACATCAGTAACACTCTTAACAGTGTGGCGGGCAGCCTGAGTCGATCATGAAGTCTTCTTAACTCCCGCAGGCTGCGCTCATCAGGGCCCATCAGGGCTGAAAGTCATCCACCTGGGCGCGCTTCAACTGGTCCCGCATCTTCGCCATGGACTCGTGAACCGACACCTCCCCCAGGTCCACACCCTGTTGCGCGAGCAAGCGCTCGCTGACGCAAATCCTCAAATCGGCGGCAGCTGCCACCGAGACCGCCTCACCAGGTGAGCAGGCGACCTCCTGCACGGAACCACTACAAGCACGAAGCTCCAGCGAGCCAAGCAGCTCACCGTCTGGGCCAACATTCACGCAAACGCCCTCAACCCGCCCCTCTGTCGCAGTGACACAGCGGTGCAGCAGTCCTAACCAGGACAGGTGTAGACCGTTGGTTACACCAGATAGCGCAAGGCCCTCACGCGGTGTGACAGGTACCGCAATCATCCCGGGGCCGCCCTCCTCCAGGAGCACGGCCACGAGTCCTTCATCGGCTACGGTTGACCGCACACCAATGAGCTTCATCGATCGCACGCCCCAAGGCTACGGTCTGGACCTGCGCTTGTCTGACGAATGGAGACAACGGTTCAACCAACGGGCGACTCAGCCTAAAGCACCTACAGATCGGCGCAACAGCGCACTGTGGAGTTCAGCGATAACACCCGCGAGTGCGGCGGCACGGTCAACAGCAGCGGAGTCTGAACGTGCCCTCGTGGGAGCAACCGCCTGGTCAATCATGTCCGCTTCTCGCTCAGCAGCCATCCGTACACCACGTAGGTTACGCAGCGGGATGCCTCCTCGCACCGCAGCCATGGCTGCCGCCACCACCCGTACGCTCTCCGGACCAAACAAGCCTCGAGCGTTGGGTGAGACTAGGCCGATCTCGATCATCTGCTCCACCTGGGAGACACTGGCACCACAGCGTTCAACCAAGTCAGTTAGGTTCAGTGGGCCGTCAGCCACAACCTGGCCGTTGCGCGCCACAACCTTCGGCACGGTTGCGCCCCGGACATTGGTGTCCATCTCCTCTAGGCGCTCACGGATGACAGACAGCGGCAGGTACTCGTCTCGTTGGGTCCGGAGGGCATACCGGAGCCGCTCGACGTCGGCGCGAGAATAACGGCGATAGCCGTTGCCGACCCGATGTGGGCTGATGAGCCCTTCCGTCTCAAGGTAGCGCACCTTGGAGATGGAAAGGGCGGGGAACTCGCGTTTGAGTTCCTCAACTACCTGCCCGATCTTCATCTCGGGCTCGTGCGACAGGCCGTGGGGCCAGGTTCCGCTCCCCGTCGTGGCGGCGGCAGCTAAGGGCTGGCGCTCTCTGGCCGCTGTGGAGGTCACTTGTCCCCGGCCGACGCGAGCGGACCGGGGTGGTAGGTCATTCGGTACTTGCCTATCTGTACCTCGTCACCGGCAGCGAGCGGCGCCATCTCGACGCGGGAGCGGTTCACGTAGGTGCCGTTGAGAGACCCGCACTCGCGTACGGCGTAGCCGCCCTCTGGGAGCTTGACGAAGACGGCATGCTTACGGGAAACAGTGACATCGTCGAGGAAAATATCGGCCCGCGGATGCCGACCAACTGTCGTCTCCTGGGCGTCAAGGAGGAAGCGCGCGCCGGTGGTCGGGCCGTGCTGAACGATCAGGAGCGCGGTGCCCACCGGGAGCGCCTGAATCGCGGCGAGGTCCTGGCCACTGAGGCCAGCAGGTACGTAAGCAGGCTCCGGAGCGGCGTCGACTGCCCCGAGGACCTGTGTGGAACCCGGCTCCAGATCATTCGGCATGCTTGTCATCGCGAACCTCCCCCGTTACGCCAGTGCGGATGCACTGTCTCGGGCCCAACCATAGCGGTGGGCACACAGGCGCAGAATATCGGTTCTGTTGCTACTCTGCACGCTCCTTGACGATCACAACCACTGCTTAGAGCGCATGATCAGTCTGGGAATGACGCGGCCTGACAGTGCACAGACCGTTCCAGATCACTCAGGCGCTTGCGGAGGAGATGACGAAGAGCACTGGGAGCATCCTGGTTGGCTCCCAGCCAGGAGCGAACAGTCTCCGCCTCAGCCGGACTCCCAGCATCCGGGAAGAGTCCATTGACCAAACGCGTGGCCACTTCTTGGCCCCGCTGTTCCTACAGGCTTGGCAGTGCGGCCAAGTAGCGCGGAGTAAAGGGCGCGGTTAGAAACACATGTGAGTCTGGATTGAAGTCGGAACCTGCCGGAGAAGCCTGTAGCAACCCCAGGCATCGGCGTGCCCCGGAGTACCTTCTGAGATGCCGACCAGGCTGCGGAGCACCGCGAGACGTTCTGCTTGAGGTAGGAAACGCAACGCTAGGCGTGCCTGCTGCAGAAGCTTGTCTAAGGTGGCCGTAGCGGTGGTGTCGTCCGCCTGGCTGAGTGCCGCCGTCAAAGGTCTGGCGCGCATCCTCTACGTCGTCCACGGTAGCAATGATCGGATGGGTGGTCTCTGGACGGGAGTCCTCTCATAGGCCCAGACCTTGCGCCCGGCCGCGAAGGCCACCCGGGCGTCATTAAACTCGGTGGCTTCCGCTTGGGCCCAGGCATCCTTGTGGTTGGTCCTCGGTAAAGGTAATAGTCCTCGTTGAAGATGACGCAGCCGGGGTTCTCCATAGCGCCGATGTTGTACTCGGAAACCAGCACTGAGTCATAAGAGCCCCGAAGCCGTAGATGCGGTCGTAGAGGTCCAGACCTGCGGTGGTGACTTTGAGGAGTTCGTCGGCGTCGAGGTGCTGGGCCAGCCTCGCGCGGCAGGACCAGCTGATCAGTACGGGCCGGTCCTCTGGCCGCAGGGCGGAGCGCCACTCCCCCATGACTTGCTGCCAGGGTCCAGCTGCCAGCGCCGTCAGGTAGCTGGGCAGTGGATGAGTTGTGGTGAAACGGGCTACCTCCATCGCTGGCGCCCGCCCGGATGCCCCTGTGGAAGTGATGACGCTGTTGGACAGGAGCGCCCACCCCTGGGGTGGGTAACCGTGAGGGTGAAGGGAGCTTTGAGGTCGAGTTGTTCCAAGCAAGGCCAAGCGCCCGCTGGTGCGGCTCGACGCACAGTGACGGCCAGCTCAGTGCGCACAGCGAAGCAGTCCTGTGCAGCCTGCGACGCGTGGGACAGATCAAGGGTGACCTCCATGGCCTCCAGGCTCAGCAACTGGGAGCGCCAGGCGCACTCCGCCCGGCTGAGGTTGCGGGCGACATGAGTCGTACCGGTCGGCTGTCCAACCCGCTGTTGAACTTGGGGGCTGACTTGACATGGGCGCATCCTGTGAAGTTCCTCCCCGCCTGTGGATAACTCGAGGCGGTAGTGCTCACACCGCTACGCTCAGCTGGTGAGTTCATTCCATCCCTTAGCAGCCTGGTTGGCAGGAGTGGCGCTACTGCTTCCGACCCCGCTCGCTGGTGCTGAGGACGCCGTGGCCACCCCGTC belongs to Actinomyces trachealis and includes:
- a CDS encoding MerR family transcriptional regulator, translated to MLFGDPLPELDSDSGYRGPIACRAAGITYRQLDYWARTGLVEPSVRGAKGSGSQRLYSFRDILVLKVVKRLLDTGVSLQQIRTAVDALHQRGVDDLASITLMSDGASVYECTSNDEVIDLVLGGQGVFGIAVGRVWREVEGSLASLPVEHAGDAPVVEDELAKRRAERLRAM
- a CDS encoding DUF151 domain-containing protein, whose protein sequence is MRSMKLIGVRSTVADEGLVAVLLEEGGPGMIAVPVTPREGLALSGVTNGLHLSWLGLLHRCVTATEGRVEGVCVNVGPDGELLGSLELRACSGSVQEVACSPGEAVSVAAAADLRICVSERLLAQQGVDLGEVSVHESMAKMRDQLKRAQVDDFQP
- a CDS encoding MerR family transcriptional regulator — protein: MKIGQVVEELKREFPALSISKVRYLETEGLISPHRVGNGYRRYSRADVERLRYALRTQRDEYLPLSVIRERLEEMDTNVRGATVPKVVARNGQVVADGPLNLTDLVERCGASVSQVEQMIEIGLVSPNARGLFGPESVRVVAAAMAAVRGGIPLRNLRGVRMAAEREADMIDQAVAPTRARSDSAAVDRAAALAGVIAELHSALLRRSVGALG
- a CDS encoding FHA domain-containing protein, producing MTSMPNDLEPGSTQVLGAVDAAPEPAYVPAGLSGQDLAAIQALPVGTALLIVQHGPTTGARFLLDAQETTVGRHPRADIFLDDVTVSRKHAVFVKLPEGGYAVRECGSLNGTYVNRSRVEMAPLAAGDEVQIGKYRMTYHPGPLASAGDK